From one Rosa rugosa chromosome 4, drRosRugo1.1, whole genome shotgun sequence genomic stretch:
- the LOC133741941 gene encoding bZIP transcription factor 12-like has protein sequence MASSKLVSVSTANSDLPRDSSICSLSTLIADVDKHNHSITMDDLLKNIYNDQPSASPPPPSMDGGASASAAAPGRTVEEVWKEIVAGGGGGGGGADGEDEAAEGEADQVRAEMTLEDFLTRAGAVREEDVGVGPGAVVPIGYGQFQVQQPPPSQPQGQLVYANNNNGTTSGGGRGTKRRAVQEAPLDKATQQKQRRMIKNRESAARSRERKQAYTVELESLVTQLEEEHARLMREEVEQKKERYKKLMENLIPVVEKRRPARVLRRVQSVHW, from the exons ATGGCGTCGTCGAAGTTAGTCTCAGTCTCGACGGCCAATTCGGATCTGCCACGCGACTCCTCTATATGTTCTCTCTCCACTCTCATCGCCGACGTCGACAAGCACAACCACTCCATCACCATGGACGACCTCCTCAAGAACATCTACAACGACCAACCCTCGGCCtctccgccgccgccgtccatgGACGGAGGAGCCTCCGCCTCGGCCGCCGCGCCGGGGAGGACGGTGGAGGAGGTCTGGAAGGAGATCGTCgccggcggaggaggaggaggaggaggagctgacGGAGAGGACGAGGCCGCGGAGGGGGAGGCGGATCAGGTGCGGGCGGAGATGACGTTGGAGGATTTTCTGACCAGGGCTGGGGCCGTGAGGGAGGAGGACGTCGGCGTGGGACCCGGGGCGGTGGTTCCGATCGGGTACGGGCAGTTCCAAGTGCAGCAGCCGCCGCCGTCTCAGCCTCAAGGTCAATTGGTGTACGCAAACAACAACAATGGAACAACGAGTGGTGGTGGGAGAGGAACGAAGAGGAGAGCTGTGCAGGAGGCGCCGCTTGATAAGGCGACGCAGCAGAAGCAGAGGAGGATGATCAAGAACAGAGAATCCGCTGCCAGGTCAAGGGAACGCAAGCAG GCTTACACAGTTGAGCTAGAATCTCTGGTGACGCAGCTGGAGGAGGAACATGCACGCCTCATGAGAGAAGAG GTTGAGCAGAAGAAGGAGAGGTATAAGAAG CTCATGGAGAATCTCATTCCTGTCGTGGAGAAGAGGAGACCTGCACGTGTTCTTCGGAGAGTGCAGTCCGTGCACTGGTAG